In the genome of Levilactobacillus zymae, one region contains:
- a CDS encoding ERF family protein, with protein MEKSESIKNLATSMAQFRKNLLKAQPSKDGKSHYGNYVTLEDLTAAVDRALPESLGYTQEATSDPNGVSITTMLFDASGEYIIYNPLSMPVQRKDAQAFGSAETYARRYSLSAAFGVSASKDDDGQQATKAAPKNRMVQRPDHRNYGTQQSNRQLLPVTKQQATTLNGLFEAMSKAASAPIEAVRNGYLEKLNVSQVKDLTHDGANQLISLVIAQLKKQSEKRNSND; from the coding sequence ATGGAAAAAAGCGAATCAATTAAAAACTTGGCCACCAGCATGGCACAATTCCGTAAGAATTTACTCAAAGCACAGCCAAGTAAAGACGGAAAAAGCCATTATGGGAATTATGTAACTTTGGAAGACCTAACCGCTGCAGTAGATAGGGCGCTGCCAGAGTCGTTAGGTTATACGCAGGAGGCGACCAGCGATCCTAATGGTGTCTCTATTACGACCATGCTGTTCGATGCTAGTGGGGAGTATATTATTTACAATCCACTTAGCATGCCAGTGCAGCGTAAAGACGCGCAGGCATTCGGCTCTGCTGAAACTTATGCACGACGGTATAGTTTATCAGCGGCATTCGGCGTATCAGCTTCTAAAGATGACGATGGACAGCAAGCAACTAAAGCGGCTCCTAAAAACCGTATGGTACAACGGCCAGATCATAGGAATTACGGGACACAACAAAGCAATCGTCAACTACTGCCTGTAACTAAACAGCAGGCCACAACACTTAACGGATTGTTTGAGGCAATGAGTAAGGCAGCAAGCGCCCCAATTGAAGCTGTTAGAAACGGTTATCTGGAAAAATTAAACGTTAGCCAGGTCAAAGATTTGACGCATGATGGTGCTAACCAATTGATCAGCCTAGTGATTGCTCAATTAAAAAAACAAAGTGAGAAGAGGAATTCTAATGATTAA
- a CDS encoding IS30 family transposase codes for MSPYTHLTLKDRECILLGVTLHHTYQVIADQIGCSKATVSREIKRNGGRGAYSVVKAQQNYQQRRLKSRRLRVLENLKLRDFVLHCILQRHWSPEQIAGRLSLENSNWHISYNTIYRGIERDNLGVKRKSHGARGFARKLRHRGKTRKVKGTVNERRGRFNNVPSVHERPVSCENRTRFGHWEGDTVRGKVGRSGLVSLVDRKSRYLLSERVPKVNAKNVTQTMIDLLHTVTPKRVRTLTPDRGTEFAGYREVGKELGISVYFPDPHAPQQRGTNENTNGLIREYFPKGTDLDELTDQDIAKFVRDLNNRPRKVLGWKTPSEVFFGKKLHLI; via the coding sequence GACCGCGAATGCATACTGTTAGGTGTAACTTTACACCATACTTACCAGGTTATTGCCGATCAAATCGGTTGTTCCAAAGCCACTGTGTCACGAGAAATTAAACGCAACGGCGGTCGGGGCGCCTATTCCGTCGTAAAAGCCCAGCAGAACTATCAACAGCGCCGATTAAAGAGTCGTCGCCTCAGGGTACTGGAGAATTTAAAGCTACGCGACTTTGTCCTTCACTGTATTCTTCAACGGCACTGGTCACCCGAGCAAATCGCCGGTCGTTTATCTTTAGAGAACAGTAATTGGCATATCAGCTACAACACGATTTATCGCGGAATTGAACGAGATAATTTAGGCGTTAAACGTAAAAGTCATGGGGCTCGAGGATTCGCTCGAAAGTTACGACATCGTGGGAAAACTCGTAAGGTTAAAGGAACTGTCAACGAACGACGTGGCCGTTTTAATAATGTCCCATCAGTCCATGAACGACCAGTCTCATGTGAGAATCGGACTCGTTTTGGTCATTGGGAAGGCGATACCGTTCGCGGCAAGGTCGGGCGTTCGGGGTTAGTGTCACTGGTCGACCGTAAGTCACGATACCTTCTGTCTGAGCGTGTACCCAAAGTGAATGCCAAGAATGTGACCCAAACGATGATCGACCTCCTGCATACAGTCACACCTAAACGCGTTCGTACGCTTACACCAGACCGAGGTACAGAGTTTGCGGGTTATCGTGAAGTCGGTAAAGAGCTTGGTATCTCAGTCTATTTTCCAGACCCGCACGCACCACAACAACGTGGGACCAACGAAAATACCAATGGTCTCATCCGAGAGTATTTTCCCAAAGGAACTGACCTTGATGAACTGACCGATCAAGATATCGCGAAGTTCGTCAGGGATTTAAATAATCGACCCCGTAAGGTCTTAGGCTGGAAGACACCGTCTGAAGTTTTCTTCGGTAAAAAGTTACACTTGATTTGA
- a CDS encoding Rha family transcriptional regulator, producing MNELVIMKGKQAVTSSLQVAQTFGKRHDHVTRDIEELIAQSGSPKLGNEMFATGTYENRGKQYPMYYMNRDGFTLLAMGFTGDKALQFKLQYIDAFNEMEQQVKSRTSALSPELQFMQGVVDKLADNERNQHRLENKIDGVSEIVATSTMNWRNETSHLISKIARQQGNTGESYKMTRNDIYDEVDRRGGVSLKTRLTNLRRRMAEEGTSKTQRKNTTKVDVIAHDKKLIEIYTAIVKEFAIRYQVWNEEY from the coding sequence ATGAACGAATTAGTAATCATGAAAGGCAAGCAAGCAGTCACAAGTAGCTTGCAGGTAGCACAAACATTTGGTAAGCGACATGATCATGTTACACGTGATATTGAAGAACTGATTGCACAATCTGGTTCCCCAAAATTGGGGAACGAAATGTTTGCCACAGGAACTTATGAGAATCGTGGTAAGCAATATCCAATGTATTACATGAACCGTGACGGATTCACTTTACTAGCAATGGGGTTCACCGGTGATAAGGCACTTCAATTCAAACTCCAGTACATTGATGCGTTCAATGAGATGGAACAGCAAGTTAAGTCTCGTACCTCAGCACTGTCTCCCGAGCTTCAATTCATGCAGGGGGTTGTAGATAAGCTAGCAGATAACGAACGCAATCAACACCGCCTCGAAAACAAAATTGATGGCGTTAGTGAGATTGTTGCCACGTCTACCATGAACTGGCGGAATGAGACCTCACACCTCATTAGTAAGATTGCACGTCAACAAGGTAACACCGGCGAATCATACAAAATGACTCGCAACGACATCTACGACGAGGTAGACCGGCGAGGTGGGGTATCGCTTAAGACGCGACTAACCAACCTGAGACGGCGAATGGCTGAGGAAGGGACTTCAAAAACTCAGCGTAAGAATACAACAAAGGTTGATGTGATTGCTCATGACAAGAAGCTGATTGAGATTTACACAGCAATCGTCAAAGAATTTGCCATCCGGTATCAAGTTTGGAACGAAGAATACTAA
- a CDS encoding helix-turn-helix transcriptional regulator encodes MQATKFRISLKAARINAGLSQRQVAEWFGHYFGKKVSRQWVSHLEANPNDIAPGYGKAFAELYQVPIDMINFAPESTLSYTPERNEPHERISNHERQASSHK; translated from the coding sequence ATGCAGGCTACTAAATTTAGAATATCTTTAAAAGCAGCCAGAATTAACGCCGGCCTTAGTCAGAGGCAAGTAGCTGAATGGTTTGGACACTATTTTGGAAAAAAGGTATCACGACAATGGGTATCACATTTAGAAGCTAATCCTAACGATATTGCACCTGGATACGGTAAAGCATTTGCGGAGCTGTATCAAGTGCCTATTGATATGATTAATTTTGCCCCTGAGTCAACTTTAAGTTATACACCTGAAAGGAATGAACCACATGAACGAATTAGTAATCATGAAAGGCAAGCAAGCAGTCACAAGTAG
- a CDS encoding siphovirus Gp157 family protein, which yields MNLYELEGNLLHVVELANSAKPEDQQLFADTIESLQDSIADKAIGYGKVINQLVADEKQLADKIKHDQERKRALSNNISRLKLALQHGMETAGKDKIKDIDLSIWIQNNPVSVAVTDDKLIPGEFTEIEKKLNKTAIKQALNDGEEVPGAKLVQTRSIRIK from the coding sequence ATGAATCTATACGAACTTGAGGGCAACTTATTGCATGTCGTTGAATTAGCCAACAGTGCCAAACCAGAAGATCAGCAGCTGTTTGCTGACACGATTGAGAGTTTGCAAGACAGCATCGCTGACAAAGCAATTGGATACGGAAAAGTTATTAACCAGCTGGTAGCTGACGAAAAGCAACTTGCAGATAAAATTAAACACGATCAAGAACGAAAGCGTGCGTTGTCCAACAATATTAGCCGGTTGAAATTAGCACTACAACACGGAATGGAAACAGCGGGCAAGGACAAAATCAAAGATATTGACCTGTCTATTTGGATTCAAAATAACCCCGTTAGTGTTGCTGTGACGGACGATAAACTTATTCCTGGTGAATTTACTGAGATAGAAAAGAAGCTGAATAAAACGGCCATTAAACAGGCGCTCAATGATGGTGAAGAGGTTCCTGGCGCCAAGCTAGTACAGACACGGTCAATTCGAATTAAGTAG